Part of the Candidatus Cloacimonadaceae bacterium genome, GGGGCGGTGACCATGGGTGGCAACACTTCGGTAAACAATCTTGCCCTCACGACCGGAATGAGCATCGGAGCTACGATATTGACGATAAATGGTGCTATTTCAGGCAGCGGGATTCTGACCGGAGGAGCTACGTCAAATGTCATCATGGCGGGAACATCAGCTTCCACTACTTTACCAGCAGTGACGTTGAATAACCTTACCATAAACCGCGCCAGCGGGATTTCCATGGGTGGTAATGTTACCGTGGGCGGTGTTTTGGCACTTACTTCCGGCGCACTGGGAATCGGAGCCGACACGCTCACAATCAATGGCAGCACCAGTGGCACCAGCGGTCTCGTGGGAGGAAGCACGTCTTCGATAACCATCGGAGGCACCGGCAATTTGGTATTGCCATCAGTGTCAAGCCTGCACACCCTGAATATCACACGAGCCAACGTGATAGATTTGAGCTCCACGATGACCATAAGCAACAATTTTAACCTGGCTACCGGAACTGTAGTAAACTCAAGCAGCGCCAATACCCTTACTTTTGCCTCCGGTGCTACCGGAACCGGCTCAGGTACGGTAAACGGACCGGTTAGACAAAATACAACCGCTATCTCGGCTTCCGGAGACTTCTCCAATATGTACATGGGACTTTCCATAAGAGCCGGCACCAGCGCAGTGAGCCCCTTTTCAGCACTCAAAACGGATGTCTCAAACTCCGTCAACAACGGTATCTCCATCGCTAAGACTTGGCATCTATCCGGAGCTTCCACCACTTCCAACGACATAACCTTTAGCTGGCCTACCGCCGCGGATAATGGCAACGACTTTGCCGGCGGTGTTGGTACTGTATGGCGTTTCGATGGCTCAGTTTGGGTTCGGGTTTACACAGGGACTATCACGACCACCTCAGGAATCCGCAGCGTTAATTTTGCTTACAATTTTGGCGCGGGCGGCTCTGCGGGAGACTTCACTGTGCGGGCAGCAAGCCCTGTCATAAGCACTTCTGTGCCATCCTTGACTAATTTCGGGTTGATCAAAATCGGCTCCTCTTCCACTCCCTTGTCTTATACTGTTTCGGGAACGGAACTTATCGCCAATCTGTCAATCATCGCCCCCGCAGGATTTGAGATATCCACTTCATCCAGTTCGGGATATGGATCTTTGATAACCTTGATCCAAACCAACGGTTTCGTGAATTCGACACCCATTTTATGTACGCTTCACCCCCAGCTCAGTGGGACCCCTGACCACAAACATCGGCCATTCCAGCCCCGGCGCCGCAGGGGTAAATGTATCAGTCAGCGGTACCGGGATCAATAATCCGGTAATCACTACCCCCACGTCTGCCTCGATTACCGCAAACAGTGCAGTGTTAGGCGGAAACATAACCAATATCAACCATTCGAATGTTTCTACACGTGGTGTCTTCTGGTCTGTCACAGAAGGCTTTGCGGATGGAGCCGGAACACAAGTATCTGAAACCGGAACCTACGGCACGGGAGTGTTCACGATAAACGTCCCCGGATTATCCCCGAATCAAATCTATTATTTCAAAGCTTTTGCCACAAATGCAGCCGGTACGGCTTACACGGCTCAGGGAACATTTACCACTATCGGCATACCGGTGATCACCACGCCGACCTCAGCAGGGATAACTACGACAACGGCAGTATTGGGAGGAAACATTACCAATATCAACCACTCGAATGTTACTATGCGTGGTATCTATTGGTCTATTACAGACGGTTTTGCAGATGGAACAGGGACAGCGGTATCGGAAACCGGTAGTTTCGGAACCGGTGTATTTACACTTCCGGTTTCTGGATTGACAAGCAATACGGTCTATTATTTCAAAGCCTTTGCCACCAATGCGGCTGGAACTGCTTATACCGCTCAGGCTACGTTCAGGACGGCAACCAACGCACCGGTGGCATTACCGGCTTCGGCAATCTGCCACAATGGTTTTACCGCTCATTGGGAAGCGGCAGCCGGTGCAAGTTCCTATCGCCTGGATGTATTGGAATCAGATGGGATTACTTATGTGGCTGGGTTTCAGAATCTATCCGTATCCTTAAATATTGCCCGGGTGGAATTTGTAGCCGTCAACACTGCCTATAAATATCGGATCAGAGCCTTTAATGGCTCCACTAGCCTCAATTCCAATGTGATCGATGTTTCTACCACTGCTGTCCTGGAAGGAACCAGTGCCAGCACCTCGATAGCGGGTGCTCCGGCAAACCTGTATGTGACTCCTGTTTCAGGCGGTCCCGCTTTTACCAATAACGATGTAGTCATTGACCCTGTGAATGAGGCAAGTTCGGACTTTTCCATTATCGTATCCTGGCACGCAAACGGTTATGACACATGGCCTGATGCCCGTCTTATCTGCCGGATATCCTGCTCAGACAATAATGCGCTGAATGGAACATATACCGTGAACTACGCGGGTATGGGATTCACTCCAGTTTCTGCGGTTTACAAATGGGACGGAGTCTGGAGATACTTGTCTGCCTCTTACTCGGCTACTGAAGCGACCTTTGCATTAAGTGGTTTGGCCAAAGGATTCAGGGGAGAAGTGATCGTCGCCTTTGACAATGGAAACGGCACCCTGCCCGTCGAGCTATCTTCTTTCACCGCCGGTTTCAGCGCCCAGGGCTTTGTCCAGTTGCAATGGATCACTCAGTCCGAGACCAACGTTGCCGGCTATCGTATCTACCGCAACGATTCAGACGATCTGGAAACGGCGCTCATGCTCAATACCTTCATCGATGCGACCAATACTTCCCAGATGCAGATCTACGTCTATTGGGACAAAGAAATCTTTGAAGACGGCACCTATTATTACTGGCTGCAAAACCTTGATTTCGACGGATCCTCGCAATACCATGGACCCATCACCATCACCGTCACTTTGACCGGCGAAGGGACTCCCCAGATTCCCATCACCCAAGGGATCGGCAAAATCTATCCCAATCCTTTCAACCCCAGCACCAATATCGAGTTTGGCGTTGTCCGCGGCGGAGAAATCAGCCTCGCGGTCTATAACACCCGCGGTCAATTGATGCGCACTCTCTTCAGCGGATACAAAGACGCAGGCAGCTATTCTCTGCGTTGGGACGGCACCGATGAGGCGAATCGCTCTCTCAGCAGCGGTATTTATCTGCTGAAGCTGATTTCGGATAGAAGCTCTTCACTCCGCAAACTGGTGTTGATGAAATAGCGTATTCTCGGAATACAGGTAATTGCCCAATAAGCAAACCCCCGTTTCGACGGGGGTTTTGCTTTGTTCCATAAGCGGCAAACGGGGACGTTTGCAGCTCCGATAATGGGGCTCAGAGTTTGAGAACTTTACGGATGACGACGGATTCCTGATTTTTCACTTGGATAAGATAGATTCCCGCGGGCAGGGCTTGATCGAGATCGTTTTTCCCGTCCCAACGGATAGTGTTTTCGCCGATACCGAGAGTATTTTGGCGCAGGCTGCGAACCTTTTGCCCGCGAATGTTATAGATATTGACAGTGGCACTTTGGGCTTTGTTTGCCTCGATTTTGAGAGTGATGCCGTGTTTAAAGGGGTTGGGATAGGCGCTCAGTTTGAGAGGCAAAGCGGGGATCAGTTCTTCCAACACGTTGCTGCCGGGCAGGCTGCCTTTGGCGAGATAGAGCAGATGGACATTGGAATCAGGAGGTTTCACGCTCAGCAGGACGATGATGGAATCCCCACCTGCCGGAATGAAAGCCATAGTGCCGTTTTG contains:
- a CDS encoding T9SS type A sorting domain-containing protein, with the protein product MGPLTTNIGHSSPGAAGVNVSVSGTGINNPVITTPTSASITANSAVLGGNITNINHSNVSTRGVFWSVTEGFADGAGTQVSETGTYGTGVFTINVPGLSPNQIYYFKAFATNAAGTAYTAQGTFTTIGIPVITTPTSAGITTTTAVLGGNITNINHSNVTMRGIYWSITDGFADGTGTAVSETGSFGTGVFTLPVSGLTSNTVYYFKAFATNAAGTAYTAQATFRTATNAPVALPASAICHNGFTAHWEAAAGASSYRLDVLESDGITYVAGFQNLSVSLNIARVEFVAVNTAYKYRIRAFNGSTSLNSNVIDVSTTAVLEGTSASTSIAGAPANLYVTPVSGGPAFTNNDVVIDPVNEASSDFSIIVSWHANGYDTWPDARLICRISCSDNNALNGTYTVNYAGMGFTPVSAVYKWDGVWRYLSASYSATEATFALSGLAKGFRGEVIVAFDNGNGTLPVELSSFTAGFSAQGFVQLQWITQSETNVAGYRIYRNDSDDLETALMLNTFIDATNTSQMQIYVYWDKEIFEDGTYYYWLQNLDFDGSSQYHGPITITVTLTGEGTPQIPITQGIGKIYPNPFNPSTNIEFGVVRGGEISLAVYNTRGQLMRTLFSGYKDAGSYSLRWDGTDEANRSLSSGIYLLKLISDRSSSLRKLVLMK